The genomic DNA GTCAAGAGCCCGACTGGCCGCTCTTGAATCGGAAAGGAGTTTGGACTAAGACAAGGGCAATGCGCACACCGATTTCAACAATCCATCTCATAACCAAAAGCGGACACACTCAGGCCGAACGCCTGGGTACAGACATTCAGCGCTGGCTGCACCGGCGGGGTCTTCAGGCCAGGATCGTGCCTCTGGACAACTATGTCCACGCTGAGCCGGGATGCAGCTCCCTGCCGGACATGATCCTGGTTCTGGGCGGGGACGGAACCCTGTTGCGGGTGGCCGGGCGGGTGGCCGGCCTGGGAGTTCCGATCCTGGGGATCAATTACGGGCAAGTGGGGTTTTTGGCCGCCCTGAGTCCGGAGGAATGGGAGGCGGTCCTGCCCCGGATTGTTGAGGGCAGGTATCAGATCAGTCCGCGGATTGTCCTGGGTTATGGCCTGCAGCGGGACGGGGGGATGGTCCGCTCCGGATGGTTCATCAACGATATGGTGGTCGGCAGGAGTGGGTTGGCCCGTCTGGTCCGGCTGAGCATCTGGAGCGGGGGGAAGCTGATCTCGGCCCTGCGGGCCGATGGGGTGATCGTCTCTACCCCGGTGGGGTCCACGGCCTATGCGGCCGCAGCCGGAGGAGGGCTGATCAGCCCTGAGCTTGAGGTCATGGAGATCTGCCCGGTCTGCCCCTTTATGAGCGAGTTCCGGCCCTTGATCCTTCCCAGCAGTCAGGAAGTCTCCATCCGGGTGGAATCCACCGCCCCGGAGTGCTTCATCACCCTGGACGGTCAGTCCGGCTGGCCCCTGCACCAGGGAGATGAGATCAGCATCCAGGCCTTACAGGGCAGGTTCCTGCTGGTTGAGCCGGATGGCACTTCTTTTTTCCAGCACCTGCAAAGGGTCGGATATCTCTCCTCCGGACAGGAGAAGGCGGACAGAGAATAAGGTTCTTCGACGAAGCCTGTGTTTTGTGTTTGCCGTCTCTTCTGTGTGCCCACTTTCTGGGGCGAAGAGCCGAGAATACGTGCT from Desulfovermiculus halophilus DSM 18834 includes the following:
- a CDS encoding NAD(+)/NADH kinase; protein product: MRTPISTIHLITKSGHTQAERLGTDIQRWLHRRGLQARIVPLDNYVHAEPGCSSLPDMILVLGGDGTLLRVAGRVAGLGVPILGINYGQVGFLAALSPEEWEAVLPRIVEGRYQISPRIVLGYGLQRDGGMVRSGWFINDMVVGRSGLARLVRLSIWSGGKLISALRADGVIVSTPVGSTAYAAAAGGGLISPELEVMEICPVCPFMSEFRPLILPSSQEVSIRVESTAPECFITLDGQSGWPLHQGDEISIQALQGRFLLVEPDGTSFFQHLQRVGYLSSGQEKADRE